gacagaaggaatgggtgatgttttgggtcgagacccttctgaaatgtcacccattccttctatccagagatgctgcctgtcctgctgagttactccagcattttgtgtctatctttggaatatgaTGTGTATGTCTGTGGAGAGAAATTCTTGTCTTGGTAATAAACTACCATCATCGGCATGCTCAATACACACACAGATTGTTCAAtaaaagtggcacagtggcgcagctggtcgagctgctgcctcacagcaccagagacctggatttgattttgtcttcaggtgctgtctgtgtggagtttgcacattctccctgtgaccacgtgggcttcctccgggtgctcctgtttcctgccccccatcccaaagacgtgcgagtttgtcagttaattggcctctgtaaaatgcccctattgtgcaaggagtggatgcgtaagtgggctaacatagaactagtgaatgggtgatcaatggtcgttgtggacttggtgggccgacaggcctgtttccacgctgtatcactaaactaaattaaaatattgcCCTTTAAAATACCAATACATGCACATTCTTTCATGATACAACATTTTACAGAAAACCATAGCAGTGGCTGATCACAGGCTGATGAATGTTTAGTTTTCAAATGTTTGAGTTATGGCCATACAAGTTATAGTcatagtcttagagtcatacaacgaggaaacaggcccatcggcccaacttgcccacaccaaatcCATAATAATCTccacactcccacctgcctgcaacaAAGATCAAGTCTCACAGTAATTTGAACccaatgtttagtttactttagagatacaacacggaaacaagcccttcaaagacgtacaggtatgtaggttaattgactgggtaatatgtcaaaattgtccctagtgtgcgtaggatagtgttaatgtgcggggatcgctgggcggcgcggactcggtgggccgaagggcctgtttccgcactgtatctctaaatctaaaatctaaaccttcggcccaccgagtctgcaacgaccagcgatccctgcacattaacactatcctacatacacgggcgacaatgttacatttacaccaagccaattaacgtacaatcctgtacgtctttggagtgtgggaggaaactgaagatctcggagaaaacccacgcaggtcacggagagaacgtgcaaactccgtacagagagcacccgtggtcgggtctctggcgctgtgaggcagcgactctaccgctgcgcccatgccGCAAGGTTAGAAATGGCTCTGTTAAGTCTTGTGTTGTTTGCCTGCAGGTGTAGTCCAGCATCTCCTAAATGGGGAACATTTGCACAGCAAGTACATTAGGAAGCACAGGCTGCTGCCCGACAACTGGACTATGAAGCAACTCTACGTGGAATCGACGGGGAAGAGCCGTACACTGGAGAGCGGGCTGGCACTACTGTACAGTCTGTTGCCAAATTTTGACTGGGGAAAGATTCGGGTCCGGCACCAGTGGAGCACCATTTTCTGCTCCAACAGCTGCGACTGCCCCATGCGCAACCACTATCTGGAGGAAGAGCAGCGGCGGCAGTACAACCTGCGCGTGAAGAACAGCGTGTTGGAGCGGACGTACATCGAGATGGCAAAGATCGTGGGGGTCCCCACGAGGCAGTTGAGAGCGGCCAACCCCATCGATTCGCTGCTGTGCCATTTTTGCCACAACGTCTCGTTTCCCTGCACTCAGCAAGGCTGCATCAACCTGGACCACTTCAGGGCCATCAAGGCCCACCAGCTGGAGGATGAGCGAGACCGCCAGAGAAAGAAGCTGTACTACAAGTATGCGCTGCTTGCGACCCACCCGATATTAAACCAGACCGTCGCCCGCATGCAGCGGATCGCGCAGGGGAGGAAGGAAGAGATACTTGCTCTTTACTCCGCCCACGACGTCACAGTGGCGCCCATGCTGAGTGCTCTGGGCATCGCCCGTGCCAGTTTCCCTCGATTCGGTGCCCGGTTAATCTTCGAAATTTGGCAAAACGGAAAGGACAAGAAGAAGAACTTTGTGCGCATCCTTTATAACGGTGACGACGTCACCTCCCAGACCTCGTTTTGTTCCGGACTCAAAGCACATTCCAAACGCCTCTGCCGCTTCGAGAATTTTGTAAATTTTGTACGAAAGGATATGTTCGCAGTTTTTAACAGCACAAACTATTACGATGCATGCCACAGGAGGGTGTTTTGAATATTTCAACTGGTGGAGATTCAATGTAATGCTATGTGTTGTGAATTTTAATTGTTACAAATTGGAACTTGTGACACTGTTTGATGACAATATTCCTTCTCCGATAGCAGAGTTATTTTATTTCCAGTGACAATAAAAGATCATGTGGATTGGTTTACCATAATGTGACATGATTCTGCCTTTCAGGGATTTAATTAGTAATACTATTATTAACTACTAATTAATTACTAATtactataatgacatttaaaagaggctgggattctattccctggagtgcaggaggatagggGGCGAtctttttagaggtgtataaaatcatgagaggcatcgatctggcagacgcagagtctcttgtccagagtaggggaattgagaaccagaggtcatagaattAAGGTAAGGCTGGGAAaggttttataggaatctgaggggtaacattttcacacaaagggtggtgggtatatggaacaagctgccggaggaggtagttgagccagggactatcgcaactttcaataagcaattagacaggtacatggataggacaggcttagagggatatggaccaagcgcaggcaggtgggactaatgtggatggcgcatgttggtcagtgtcgacaggttgggccgaagggcctgtttccacactgtgactctatgacatttagacaggtacatggacaggaaaggtttggagggaatggGCCAAACCGGGCATGTGTGaccagtgtacatggggcatgttggtcgatgtgggcaagttgggctgatgggcctttttccacgctgtatgactccgtgactGTCTGATCAACACTTTCTCATGAAAGAACACACCCTTCAGGTCTCTGTCTTTCAACCTTTTTTTGAATTAAATTGTTCCACTGGTTTATATTTTACCTAGACAGGTAACAACTAGTTAGAGAAGTAGAGAGAAAATATCTCCCAGCAGGTAAAAGAAAATGACCAAGCTTTCACACGCATGTATGGGTCCATTTTCAGCTCCTTCAAAGACTCTTCTCCCCTCATGAGATCAGAAGTGGCATTGTGCGTCCAATACCATAGAACGTTTGGCCCTtacccctctgaacctgtcctatccatgtacctgtcctatccatgtacctgtcctatccatgtacctgtcctatccatgtacctgtcctatccatgtaactgtcctatccatgtacctgtcccatccatgtacctgtcctatccatgtacctgtcctatccatgtacctgtcctatccatgtacctgtcctatccatgtacctgtcctatccatgtacctgtcctatccatgtacctgtcctatccatgtacctgtcatatccatgtacctgtcctatccatgtacctgtcctatccatatacctgtccaaatgagggAACATGTAGGAACACTTGTACAAAGAGGCAGAGAATACAGGCAAGGAAGTTGTGAAGAACATTTGTAAAATATTAACGTGGCCAGAAATGGAATATTGcctccagttctgggcaccagaaCAAAGTGAAGTGAAGGCTTTAGAAAGGGTCTGTAAGAGATTTACTACAATGATTCAGGAATGATAGACTTTGCAGACTGAAGAAGCTTTCTGTATTCGACACAGGTGGGACCTGATGGGCATTTTTACGATCACAAAGAGGATAGGCAGAGGGAGCTGGATAAATATCTGGAAGGACATGAGCTGTGGGTCTACAGGGTGTGGGACTGGGACTGGTCTGTTCATAACTCTGGTACTGTAGAAGGTACAGATGCAATGAGACAAATGGGCCTTTCCGTGAATCTCTGGGGCATGTACTCAGAGTCATGCACTCAGAGTCATGCAGGGACACACTGtgaaaataggcctttcagcccactgagtccatgccaaccatttacATTACTCTATCCTAACCCATTTTAATTCTCTCAACATTTCCATTAACTCTCCCCAGAATGCATTCTATCACtcccctacactagggacaatgtacaacacCTATTGGCCTGCGGACATTTGGGACGCAGGAGAAAACCCAAAGCACttggaaacccacctggtcatggaacaggccctgtggcccacgatgtccatgccaaatgcgatgccgttaaactaatttcctctgcctgaatgtgattcacatcccttcattccctgcctatccacgtGCCCACCGAAATGCCACCATCTTATCTTTATAATGCCTTTAATGCCTTATTCTCTGCCAATGCCTCCATCATCCTCTCCCACCAGCATAAGGGGTGTATGTCAGGAATTAATGAGTGCTGCAGAAAGGAGTGAAACCCAAGAAGTGTTGTCAAGGAAATTAAACACTTGAAGCAGAAAGGTGATGgagtaagaccataagacattggagcagaattagaccattcggcccatcgagtctgctccgccattcaatcatggatgatttatcttaccttctcaaccccattctcctgccttctccccgtaacctttaacacccttgctaatcaagaacctcccaatctgctttaaaaataggaGAGATGTTGAAATGAATTGcaaggtacaacatggaaacaatcactggggcctaccgagtccatccAAGCATTGATTAGCCgttcacattggttctatgttatcccactctctctcgGCCATTCCCTACGTActatggggcaattttacagaggccgattaacctacaaacccacacgtctttgggatgtgggaggaagccggagcaacacctcacggtcacagggagaacatgcaaactctacacagccagtacctgaggtcaggatcgaatctgggtctctggtgttgtgagacagcagctccaccagctgtactCACTGTGGGAATAAGAGAAAATTGAAGTGGAATAATCCAATCGCATTGGAACAGGCATATCTGGCTGAACTGCCTGTTCTGTTATCTCTTTCTAGTTTtaatgttaagtttagtttagagatgcaggcccttcggcccatccgtccgtgccgacctgcgatccccaaactctagaactatcctacgcactagtgaTAATCTgcagtttttactgaagccaagtaacctgcaaacctgtatgtctttggagtgtggtagtaaACCAAAgtgcccagagaaagcccacgaggTCCCAGGGAGACTGTACAAAgtctgtgcagacaagcacctgtagtcaggtttgaacccgggggttctggcgctgtaaggcagcaactctaccgctgtgccgcccacccACGACCATATGCCGCTGGACCTGCTGACGATCGCATTGACAAACAAGAGGCCTTCTCTTCCCTTTATGTTCCAAGGCCAGTCATTTTGAACCGTGTACACATCTTAGCAAATAGCCAGTGTTCAAAGGGtaatttttttaacaaaataaaaGTTTAATCTTTGGGGTTGATTCAGGAAAAAGTGGGAGAGATGATACAATTGATGTCGTTGTCTCACAGCGTCAGCATTTCACCACGACACTCGCactaagatagacgcaaagtgctggaggaagtcagcggagTGTggagtgtctgtgtggagtttgcacgttctcctggttACCGCATGACATTGCCCCAACCTCCTCTCAGatcgcaaagacgtgcgggtttggaagttaattggccctcttgtaAAAGTGcctcaagagtctgaagaagggtcccgacctgacacatcacccatcctc
The genomic region above belongs to Rhinoraja longicauda isolate Sanriku21f chromosome 13, sRhiLon1.1, whole genome shotgun sequence and contains:
- the pxylp1 gene encoding 2-phosphoxylose phosphatase 1 isoform X1; this encodes MCMTMLFRNRFLFLLAVAALLAVLSLSLQFSASTRRGVSVRPAGDRRTRERRVGNPSWRVQEKAKSRNGPRAVHLIPVASSKEDGMVAKNRKRILVNMYTAPPSLDPIYEAYLYCNLPNTTDHGLEGHAPPDYKLLSVHVMIRHGDRYPLYAIPKTKAPAIDCTLIPDREPSHRLLKDFIKNRNNAAKGQLDSPLNNIALLPSHAVCEMGELTQTGVVQHLLNGEHLHSKYIRKHRLLPDNWTMKQLYVESTGKSRTLESGLALLYSLLPNFDWGKIRVRHQWSTIFCSNSCDCPMRNHYLEEEQRRQYNLRVKNSVLERTYIEMAKIVGVPTRQLRAANPIDSLLCHFCHNVSFPCTQQGCINLDHFRAIKAHQLEDERDRQRKKLYYKYALLATHPILNQTVARMQRIAQGRKEEILALYSAHDVTVAPMLSALGIARASFPRFGARLIFEIWQNGKDKKKNFVRILYNGDDVTSQTSFCSGLKAHSKRLCRFENFVNFVRKDMFAVFNSTNYYDACHRRVF
- the pxylp1 gene encoding 2-phosphoxylose phosphatase 1 isoform X3; the protein is MEATLMVHLIPVASSKEDGMVAKNRKRILVNMYTAPPSLDPIYEAYLYCNLPNTTDHGLEGHAPPDYKLLSVHVMIRHGDRYPLYAIPKTKAPAIDCTLIPDREPSHRLLKDFIKNRNNAAKGQLDSPLNNIALLPSHAVCEMGELTQTGVVQHLLNGEHLHSKYIRKHRLLPDNWTMKQLYVESTGKSRTLESGLALLYSLLPNFDWGKIRVRHQWSTIFCSNSCDCPMRNHYLEEEQRRQYNLRVKNSVLERTYIEMAKIVGVPTRQLRAANPIDSLLCHFCHNVSFPCTQQGCINLDHFRAIKAHQLEDERDRQRKKLYYKYALLATHPILNQTVARMQRIAQGRKEEILALYSAHDVTVAPMLSALGIARASFPRFGARLIFEIWQNGKDKKKNFVRILYNGDDVTSQTSFCSGLKAHSKRLCRFENFVNFVRKDMFAVFNSTNYYDACHRRVF
- the pxylp1 gene encoding 2-phosphoxylose phosphatase 1 isoform X2; its protein translation is MCMTMLFRNRFLFLLAVAALLAVLSLSLQFLHLIPVASSKEDGMVAKNRKRILVNMYTAPPSLDPIYEAYLYCNLPNTTDHGLEGHAPPDYKLLSVHVMIRHGDRYPLYAIPKTKAPAIDCTLIPDREPSHRLLKDFIKNRNNAAKGQLDSPLNNIALLPSHAVCEMGELTQTGVVQHLLNGEHLHSKYIRKHRLLPDNWTMKQLYVESTGKSRTLESGLALLYSLLPNFDWGKIRVRHQWSTIFCSNSCDCPMRNHYLEEEQRRQYNLRVKNSVLERTYIEMAKIVGVPTRQLRAANPIDSLLCHFCHNVSFPCTQQGCINLDHFRAIKAHQLEDERDRQRKKLYYKYALLATHPILNQTVARMQRIAQGRKEEILALYSAHDVTVAPMLSALGIARASFPRFGARLIFEIWQNGKDKKKNFVRILYNGDDVTSQTSFCSGLKAHSKRLCRFENFVNFVRKDMFAVFNSTNYYDACHRRVF
- the pxylp1 gene encoding 2-phosphoxylose phosphatase 1 isoform X4, which produces MVAKNRKRILVNMYTAPPSLDPIYEAYLYCNLPNTTDHGLEGHAPPDYKLLSVHVMIRHGDRYPLYAIPKTKAPAIDCTLIPDREPSHRLLKDFIKNRNNAAKGQLDSPLNNIALLPSHAVCEMGELTQTGVVQHLLNGEHLHSKYIRKHRLLPDNWTMKQLYVESTGKSRTLESGLALLYSLLPNFDWGKIRVRHQWSTIFCSNSCDCPMRNHYLEEEQRRQYNLRVKNSVLERTYIEMAKIVGVPTRQLRAANPIDSLLCHFCHNVSFPCTQQGCINLDHFRAIKAHQLEDERDRQRKKLYYKYALLATHPILNQTVARMQRIAQGRKEEILALYSAHDVTVAPMLSALGIARASFPRFGARLIFEIWQNGKDKKKNFVRILYNGDDVTSQTSFCSGLKAHSKRLCRFENFVNFVRKDMFAVFNSTNYYDACHRRVF